A window from Erythrolamprus reginae isolate rEryReg1 chromosome 9, rEryReg1.hap1, whole genome shotgun sequence encodes these proteins:
- the IGFALS gene encoding insulin-like growth factor-binding protein complex acid labile subunit has translation MSKGEGSMLTLIWALVTMSLHPEARMLKECASPESQKCPNLCVCSFEDCNDDVSVYCSARNLTALPEDVPRSTRMLWLDGNNFTTLQALAFRNLSNLEFLNLQGSQLSGIEQHAFHGLEGLYSLLLERNRLKSLAPNIFLHLQNLASLRLNNNQFKKIEEGVFAGLSNLWYLNLGWNSLVVLPDKVFHDLPNVREMVLSGNKLHYLQHQLFYSLSELHELDLSWNSLKGIKGNIFSKLHKLLKLYLNQNQINAIAPRAFMGLKSLRWLDLSHNRLSTLFEDTFLGLSGLHVLRISSNSIASLSPRTFKDLQFLEELQLGNNKIHTLLEKSFDKLGQLEVLTLNDNQIQEIRPGAFLGLSNVAVMNLSGNCFSTFPEFAFRGLSQLHSLHLENCCVTGIRPQMFSDLSSLRRLFLRFNAISVVEDHSLNDLHELLDLDLRHNQLRSLSPNQFVGLRNLEFLLLSSNQLVEISPEAFAPLLRLSWLDLSNNLLENLDGGVFASFSKLTYLNLRNNSLRTFSVDWLGPSPTLVQLWLEGNKWACNCSLKGLRDFALQQPSVVLRYTQSITEGEAPEYTYNNITCLSPAEVVGLDLRDIQEDHFVDC, from the exons ATGAGCAAAG GGGAAGGCTCCATGCTGACACTTATATGGGCCTTGGTGACAATGTCTCTGCATCCTGAAGCAAGAATGCTGAAAGAATGCGCGAGTCCTGAAAGTCAGAAGTGCCCCAATCTATGCGTTTGTAGCTTTGAAGACTGCAACGATGACGTGAGTGTCTACTGTAGCGCCCGGAACCTCACCGCCTTGCCGGAAGACGTGCCGCGAAGCACCAGGATGCTGTGGCTGGATGGGAACAATTTCACGACCTTGCAAGCGCTTGCTTTTCGGAACCTCTCCAACCTGGAATTTCTGAACCTTCAGGGCAGCCAATTGTCAGGGATTGAGCAACACGCCTTCCATGGCTTGGAAGGACTCTACTCTTTGCTCCTGGAACGCAATCGGCTGAAGTCGCTGGCGCCCAATATCTTCCTCCACCTCCAGAACCTGGCTTCCTTGCGTCTCAACAACAACCAGTTCAAGAAGATTGAAGAAGGGGTGTTCGCTGGGCTTTCCAACCTCTGGTACTTGAATCTAGGGTGGAATTCCCTGGTGGTCCTGCCAGACAAAGTCTTCCATGACTTGCCCAATGTAAGGGAGATGGTCCTGTCTGGAAACAAGCTGCATTATCTCCAACACCAGTTGTTCTACAGTCTCAGCGAGCTGCACGAACTGGACCTGAGCTGGAATTCCCTCAAGGGCATCAAAGGCAACATCTTCTCCAAGCTCCACAAGCTGCTGAAGCTTTACCTGAACCAGAATCAAATCAACGCCATTGCTCCGCGGGCCTTTATGGGCCTGAAATCCCTGCGGTGGTTGGACCTTTCCCACAACCGCCTCTCCACGCTTTTCGAAGACACGTTCCTGGGCCTTTCGGGCCTTCACGTCTTGCGCATCTCCAGCAACTCCATCGCTAGTTTGAGCCCCAGGACTTTTAAAGACCTGCAGTTTCTGGAAGAATTGCAGCTGGGCAACAATAAGATCCACACCTTGCTGGAAAAGAGCTTTGATAAGTTGGGTCAGCTGGAGGTTCTTACTCTAAACGACAACCAGATTCAGGAGATCAGGCCTGGGGCATTCCTCGGACTTTCGAATGTGGCGGTAATGAACCTGTCCGGGAATTGCTTTTCTACCTTTCCTGAGTTCGCTTTCAGGGGCCTTAGCCAACTCCACAGCCTCCATCTTGAAAACTGTTGCGTAACAGGGATCAGACCGCAAATGTTTTCTGATCTCTCCAGCCTGCGAAGACTGTTCCTGAGATTCAATGCCATCTCCGTCGTCGAAGACCACAGCTTGAATGATTTACACGAGCTCCTTGATCTGGACCTGAGGCACAACCAGTTGAGGAGCCTCTCCCCAAATCAGTTTGTCGGCCTCAGGAACCTCgagtttctcctcctttcctccaatCAGCTGGTAGAGATCTCCCCCGAAGCCTTCGCCCCGTTGCTGCGTCTCTCCTGGCTTGACCTCTCCAACAACTTGTTGGAGAACTTGGATGGAGGCGTCTTTGCCTCTTTCTCCAAACTAACCTACCTGAACCTCAGGAACAACTCTCTGAGAACCTTCTCGGTGGACTGGCTCGGCCCCTCACCTACCCTGGTTCAGCTATGGCTCGAAGGGAACAAATGGGCGTGTAATTGCTCACTCAAGGGTCTTCGAGACTTTGCTCTGCAGCAACCCAGCGTGGTCCTACGATACACACAGTCCATCACCGAAGGAGAAGCCCCGGAATATACCTACAACAATATCACTTGCCTTAGCCCAGCAGAAGTGGTAGGACTCGATCTACGAGATATTCAAGAAGACCATTTTGTTGACTGTTAA